In the Bacillus amyloliquefaciens DSM 7 = ATCC 23350 genome, TCAGGGAAAAGCAAACGAGAAAGCAGCATGAGCATATGCTGATGATCGTGTCTAACTTGTATGAAGAAACGATTCATTTGAAAAAAACGCTGAAAACGACAGAACATGTGACGAAGGAATCCTATCAGCTGTATCGGGAAATGAGCGGGAACGACCGGGAGCTCGGCAGCCGCATGCTGCGCCTTGCGGGAGAAATTCATGAAGTGAAAAAAGACAATCAGCGGATATTCGCCGGGCTGTCGAAGCTGATTTCAAATGAGAGGTTCCGGGATTACATGGATGCCGCCGCCCTGATCGGCCTCGTCATCCGAATCAATGAAAAATACGCCGAATCTTTAGGCAAGGACATTCAGTTTCAAAGCGTGATTGAAGGAGAGCATCCCGATTACCATGTCTTTACCGTCCTGTCGATCTTGAATAATCTTACCGCCAATGCCGTGGAGGCCATGGGAGACAGGGGTGAGATCCGCCTTACGCTGCGCAGGGCGGAGGATGATACGGCCGAATTTCAGGCGGAAGATGACGGTCCCGGCATTCCGGAAAAAATCGGAGAGATTGTCTATGATCCGGGGTTTACGTCCAAATACGATGAATTCGGCACCCCTTCAACGGGCATCGGGCTTTCTTACGTGAAGGAAATCGTAACTGAACTTGACGGGGACATCTCCTTTCATAACAAGCCAAAAGGCGTCATATTTACGATTCAGCTGCCGGTGAGGCATTTGATTGCAGAAAGGGGGAGTTCATAATGCGCTTTTTTATAGCTGATGATGACCGGGCGATCCGTTCTATTTTGAGACAGATTATCGAGGATGAGGATTTAGGCGAAGTCGTCGGTGAGGCGGAGGACGGGAGTCAGATTGAAGGGCATTATCTCCATTTTAAACAAGTCGACATTTTATTAATAGATCTGCTGATGCCGGGGCGGGACGGGATTGAGACGATCCGGCACCTGCAGAATTCGTACACCGGAAAAACGGTGATGATATCTCAGGTGGAGGCGAAGGAAATGGTGGGGGAAGCCTATTCTCTCGGTATTGAATATTTTATCCACAAACCGATCAACAAAATTGAGATCATCACCGTCCTCCGAAAAGTGAAAGACCTTATAGAATTGGAAACGTCCATCGGCGACATCCAAAATTCGTTAAGACGGCTTGTTCAGCGCAATGAACCGCAGCAAAGCCGCCTTTCTGAAGCCCATGAAAAATCCGTTAAAGAGACGGGAAAATTTCTGTTATCAGAATTAGGGATTGTGGGAGAAAGCGGCGCGCACGATCTGATGGCCGTGCTGCATTTTTTATTTGAGGATGAGCAAGCGCAAAAAAGCGTTCCGTCGCTGAAGCGGGTGTTTACAAATGTCGCATTGCGGAAACTGGGGCCTGCGGCGTCGGAAGCAGACGTCAGCAGGGAGACCAAAGCCTCCGAACAGCGGATCAGAAGAGCAATCATTCATTCGTTAAACCACTTCGCTTCTCTGGGCACAACGGATTTTTCAAATCCCAAATTTGAATACTACGCCTCGAAATTCTTCGATTTCCCTGCCGTCAGCAAGAGAATGAAAGAAATGCAGGCCAAAGAAACCATTCCGCTTTCTCCGGTTAAAGTGAATATGAAAAAATTCATTCACGTCTTCTTTTTGGAGGCGAAAGATTTACGCGAAGGATCGAAATTTGTCAGCGGGGGAAGCCGGTAACCTGAACAATAGAGTTTACTTATATAAGGTCTTTGTGTAAAATAATGTTAACTCAAAAAGAACGGAGGGGTCCTGATGGCAAATCATATTCCGGTTTACGCACTAATGAAATAGTGTCAATGTCTCTGCCTTGAGCGCGGAGAAAACCGGGATTGTCTGCCTGAATAAAGGACCCTGACAGTTATAGTGAGGGGGCGGCGATTATGCCGCCCTCTTTTTGGCGTCTTCACATATCTCATTTTTCTCCGCCTCAGGCGAAGCTCTGTGTCAGTAAATAAGGGAAATGGGGAAACAAAATGACAAAACAAAGGGATATAGAATCCGTTCTGAACATCGCAAAGGAAAATGGCTTACAGTTAAAATATGAAGGGGCGGACATAAATGAAACGGGTATGGACTTCCAAGTCGTATTTGCTGAAGATGACAGCGGCGTAACATGGGTGCTCCGAAAACCGCGCCGCCCCGATGTTATTGAAAGAGCGGCTGCGGAAAGTAACGTTCTCGCGTTTCTCCGCAGCTATGCCGCGGTATCAGTGCCCGATTGGCGGATTCATACACCGGAACTGATCGCTTATCCGAAACTGGACGGCATACCCGCCGCCGCGATTGATCTGGATAAGAAACAGCACGTCTGGAATATGGAACACGAGCCGCCTTCAGACGGTTTTGTCGGCTCGCTTGCAGCAGCATTAGCCGAGCTGCACGGGGCAGATCCGGCCGCTGCCTCCAGAGCCGGCATTGAAATCATAAAACCGGATGATGTCAGGCAAAGGACAGCGGAATCGATGGATCATATAAAAAAAGAAATCGGAGTTTCAGAGCCGCTTTGGCAAAGATGGCAAACATGGATAAATGACAGCTCGTATTGGCCTGATTTTTCCGCGCTGATCCATGGCGACTTGCACCCTCCGCATATATTAATCGGCCAAAATCAGCGTGTGACGGGTCTTCTCGATTGGACGGAGGCGAAGGTTGCTGATCAGGCCAAGGATTTTGTCCTTTATCAAGTAATATTAGGAGAAAAAGAAACGAAACGCCTGATTAAGAGCTACCAAGCTGAAGGCGGGCGTGTCTGGCCGAAAATGCAGGAGCATGTGACAGAATGGCAGGCTGCTTATCCTGTGGAGACGGCGAAGTTCGCGCTTCAGACGGGTCAGGAAGAACATATGCAAATGGCGCGGGAAATGCTCGGCCTGTCTGATTCGAAAGGTTATTGACTTCCGCCGGATGACAGCGTATGATACTTTTTAAAACAAAAGAACGGATGAACAATGCTGAGGAAGAGCAAGTACGCATCTGCGTGCGGGGTTCAGAGAGTCGGTGGCCGCTGTGAACCGATCCCCGTCCGATGCCGAATGGGCTTCTGAGTTGCTGCGCTTAAATGAAAGTAGGCGGTGCCGGGATTCTTTCCCCGTTATCAAGAAAGGAGTATTGAAACCGTGTTGTTTCTGTACTTTTTGAGAGAATGGCTTTTCAGCCGTTAATAAAGGTGGCACCGCGAAAACCTCGTCCTTTGATGGATGGGGTTTTTTTGTATCGTTAAGGAGGTGATGGCCATGGAAAGTGACTGGAGACGGACCGAAAATCAAAAAAGGAGGGATATTCATGGTGATCGCAACCGACGATCTTGAACTCACTTGTCCGCATTGTGAAGGAACCGGCGCGGAGAAAGAAGGAGCGCCCTGCCCGAAGTGCGGAGCGAAGGGCGTCATTTTGACGGCTCAGGGAAACACGCTGCTGCATTTTATCAAAAAGCATATTGATCAGTGAAATCAAAGAAAAAAGGCCGTTATCCGGCCTTCAGGCTGTCGAGAAAATCTCGACAGCCTTTATTTCTCCTTAAAATATCAGACGGTGTCTTTCTCACGTTCCACACAAGAAACGCTTCTCAAAACACAGCC is a window encoding:
- a CDS encoding sensor histidine kinase, translating into MIRLEYLLKKDGYLFALMLITVPLAGELKFYPVNEVYRISFGAPAFFFFLLLLRHVPAVLSGLLTGAAVVAFRIGLACWGGEHAGFTEAFFSQYPSFFFYFTYACLFYVLKVRHFRDRPLMIGFLGFLIEIASDTVEMAVQFSGGQPIMIPDKLADIAVIAVSHTFIVLSFFNVMKLHEAQVREKQTRKQHEHMLMIVSNLYEETIHLKKTLKTTEHVTKESYQLYREMSGNDRELGSRMLRLAGEIHEVKKDNQRIFAGLSKLISNERFRDYMDAAALIGLVIRINEKYAESLGKDIQFQSVIEGEHPDYHVFTVLSILNNLTANAVEAMGDRGEIRLTLRRAEDDTAEFQAEDDGPGIPEKIGEIVYDPGFTSKYDEFGTPSTGIGLSYVKEIVTELDGDISFHNKPKGVIFTIQLPVRHLIAERGSS
- a CDS encoding DNA-binding domain-containing protein, with protein sequence MRFFIADDDRAIRSILRQIIEDEDLGEVVGEAEDGSQIEGHYLHFKQVDILLIDLLMPGRDGIETIRHLQNSYTGKTVMISQVEAKEMVGEAYSLGIEYFIHKPINKIEIITVLRKVKDLIELETSIGDIQNSLRRLVQRNEPQQSRLSEAHEKSVKETGKFLLSELGIVGESGAHDLMAVLHFLFEDEQAQKSVPSLKRVFTNVALRKLGPAASEADVSRETKASEQRIRRAIIHSLNHFASLGTTDFSNPKFEYYASKFFDFPAVSKRMKEMQAKETIPLSPVKVNMKKFIHVFFLEAKDLREGSKFVSGGSR
- a CDS encoding macrolide 2'-phosphotransferase encodes the protein MTKQRDIESVLNIAKENGLQLKYEGADINETGMDFQVVFAEDDSGVTWVLRKPRRPDVIERAAAESNVLAFLRSYAAVSVPDWRIHTPELIAYPKLDGIPAAAIDLDKKQHVWNMEHEPPSDGFVGSLAAALAELHGADPAAASRAGIEIIKPDDVRQRTAESMDHIKKEIGVSEPLWQRWQTWINDSSYWPDFSALIHGDLHPPHILIGQNQRVTGLLDWTEAKVADQAKDFVLYQVILGEKETKRLIKSYQAEGGRVWPKMQEHVTEWQAAYPVETAKFALQTGQEEHMQMAREMLGLSDSKGY
- a CDS encoding tryptophan RNA-binding attenuator protein inhibitory protein; its protein translation is MVIATDDLELTCPHCEGTGAEKEGAPCPKCGAKGVILTAQGNTLLHFIKKHIDQ